Part of the Streptomyces sp. NBC_00457 genome, GCGGCTCGCGAACGTGCCCTGGCCCGCGGCATGAGCGTCAACCGCTACATCGAAGAGCTGGTCAGACAGGACACCGGGGAGGTGGGCCACACGTTCGTGGAGGCCGCCGCCGACTTCATGAAGCAGTACGAGTCCGTGTTCGCCGAAGAGTTCGGCCCGGACCGTGAAGGCACACGTGAGAGCCGTCCCGCAGGCACACGCGAAGGTCGCCGCTGATCCGTTGAGCCATCTCAGAATCGACCTCGCCTGGCTGCTCATGCTCGCCGAACAGAACACTCCCGGAGACCCCCAGGTCACCGACTGGGGCGCGCTCGTCGCCGCCGTCGCACGCCATGAGGCCGAGATATTCGATGTCCCTGTCTACGACACCCCTCAAGCTCGAGCCGCCTCGCTGCTGCAACTGCTGATCCACGTGCCCGCGCTGGAGCGCTCCAACGCCCTGTTCGCCTCCGCCGTCGCGTATGCCTACCTCGTCGCCAGCGGCCTGAAGGTCGTCACCTCCCCGGAGCAGGTCCGCGACCTGGCCCGGCTGGTCAAGAGCGGTGAGGCCACGGTGCACGACATCGCGCAGGAACTGCGGCAGTGGAGCCTATGAGGTGACCGTAGGCCGCCACGCCGTGCCCAGGACGCAGTACGAAGTCGGCAGCGTCGGCCCGTTCTCCGGCATCAGCACCCGCCGGTACGGGCCGAGTTCGAATCCGGCGGCCCGCAGTCCGGCGATCGGGTCCCGGGCCACATGGCAGCCGCCGTTCAGCCGCGGCCACACCGTGCCGTCCAGTGCGCGCTGGGTGAAGCGCATCATCCGGCCACCGCCCCTGCCGTGCTCGAAGAACCGCACGGCACCGCCGGGCCGCAGCACCCGCCGTACCTCGCCGAGCGCCCGCGAGACGTCCCGCACACTGCACAGCACCAGCGACAGCACCACCGCGTCGAAGGCCTCGCTCTTGACCGGCAGCGCCTCCGCCGCCCCCGGCACCACATCCACCGGCACTTCGGCGCGCAGCGCGGACTCCACCGCCAACTGCCGCAGCAGACGCTCCGGTTCGATGGCGACGACCTCCGAGACCGCGCTCGGATAGTGCGCGAAGTTCAGGCCGTTGCCCGCGCCGATCTCGATCACCCGCCCGGAGAGCCCGGTCAGCATGCGGTCGCGGACGGCGCCCATCCCCATGCGTGACTCGGCGGCGACGCTGACACGGGCGTAGTACCGGGCGAACAGCGGATGGTGCACGGGATCCCGTGACACCTTGCCGGAGCCGGTGGCGGGCCGTAGCGGCATGGCGACCTCCTGGGCGGATGGAGTGCCCTACCGCGATTGTCCCCCGTACACGCCCCGCGCACCCCCCCCACCGTTCGCGGGTCGCGGTCAGCAGACGCGGGTCACGGTGCCTCGCGCACTCGGAATGCCTCCGCGTCCCACACGCCCTCCAGCCGTGGTGCCAGCCAAGTCGGCGCCGCCGCACGGAAGCCGGCGGGCTCGAGGGACCCGGCACCGGCGGGCAGCGCGCCCAGCAGCGGGGCGTCGGCGACGATCGGCAGGTCCGCGAGATTGCAACGGGATGCCAGGTCGGGTGCCTTGGGCCAGCTGCCGATCACGATTCCCGCCAAGTCGAGCTGACCGGACCGGATTTCGCGCGCCGTCAGTTCCGTCGTGTTCAACGTGCCCAGCCCCGCCGCCGCCACGACCAGTACCGGCGCCGCCAGCAGCCGCGCCGCGTCCGCCAGCGTGCCGCCCGCCGGGTCGAACCGTACGAGAAGCCCGCCCGCTCCCTCCACCAGCACCAGATCGTGCTCGGCGGCCAGCTTGGCGGCGGCCTCGGCGATGTCGTGCGGATGGACCGGCGCACATCCTGCGCGTCGAGCGGCCGTCGCCGGTGCCAACGGGTCGGGATACCGGGCGAGTTCGACCGCCGTCACGGCACCCGCGAGCCGCGCGACCTCGTCGGCGTCCCCGCGCTCGTCCGGTCGTACGCCCGTCTGCGCGGCCTTCAGGACGGCCACCGACCTCCCGGCCGCGAGCGCGACGGCGGCGACGGCGGCCGTCGTGACGGTCTTGCCCACCTCCGTGCCCGTGCCCGTGATCACCAGGACCGGCATGTCATCCCTCCCGCGCCGCCGCGCACACCGCGCGCGCGATCCGTGCCACGTCCGTGTCGTCCGTGACATACGGCGGCATCGTGTAGACGAGGTCGCGGAACGGCCGCAGCCACACGCCCTCGCGCACGGCCGCCGCCGTGGCCGCCCGCATGGCCGCCTCGTCGAGGGGGCGGCCGAGCTGGACGACCCCGATGGCGCCGAGGACGCGGACATCACGGACACCCGGGAGCGCCGCGGCCTCGGCCAGCCCCTCCCGCAGCCCCGCCTCGATCCGCTTGACCTCCGCGAGCCAGTCCTGGCCGAGCAGCAGCTCGATCGAGGCGCAGGCCACCGACGCGGCCAGCGGATTGCCCATGAACGTCGGGCCGTGCGCCAGCACCGGCACCTCGCCGCGCGAGATGCCCTCGGCCACCCGGGATGTGCACAGGGTGGCGGCCATCGTCATATAGCCGCCGGTCAGCGCCTTGCCGACGCACATCACATCGGGTGTCACCGCCGCGTGCTCCGCCGCGAACAGCGCGCCCGTCCGCCCGAACCCGGTCGCGATCTCGTCGAACACCAGCAGCACGCCGTACGCGTCGCACGCCTCACGCAGCACCCGCAGATATGCGGGGGAGTGGAACCGCATCCCGCCCGCGCCCTGCACGACCGGCTCGACGATCACCGCGGCCAGGTCGTCGGCGTGCAGCTCGATGAGCGCGCGCAGGTGGTCGGCGTACGCCTCGTCGTACTCCGTCGGCGGCGCGTCGGCGAACACCTGGCGCGGGAGCACGCCGGTCCACAGGTCGTGCATCCCGCCCTCGGGGTCGCACACCGACATCGGCTGCCAGGTGTCGCCGTGATAGCCGCCGCGCCAGGTCAGCAGGCGCTGCTTCGCCGGGCGGCCCATCGAGCGCCAGTACTGGAGGCACATCTTGACCGCGACCTCGACGGACACCGAACCGGAGTCGGCGAGGAAGACATGCTCCAGGCCGTCGGGCGACATGTCGACAAGGTGCTTCGCGAGCCGTACGGCGGGCTCGTGCGTGAGCCCGCCGAACATCACATGGCTCATCCGGCCGAGCTGCTCGCGCGCCGCCTCGTCGAGCACGGGGTGGCGGTAGCCGTGGATCGCCGACCACCAGGACGACATGCCGTCGATCAACTCGCCCCCGTCGTCCGCGAGTCTCAGCCGGACCCCGCTCGCCGACTCCACGACGAGCGGCTCCACCACGCCCGGCATGGGCCCGTAGGGATGCCAGACGTGCCGCCGGTCGAGGTCCAGCAGCTCGGCGACGGTCAGGTCAGGCATTGGGCGCGAGGTCCGTTCCGGCCCCCCGACGGCGGACGGCGACGAGGTCCGTACGGGCCTCGTTGACCTGAGGTCCGTCGGTTGCCGAAGCACACCCTCCGCCGCCCTCGTGGCACCCGCCGGCCGCCCGGTGCTCCGGCAGCGTCACCTGGTCCGAGCCCTCCACCTCGAACCCGGCGTCCGCGATCATCTCCAGGTCCGCCTTGCCCGCCTGGCCCTCGGTGGTCAGGTAGTCGCCGAGGAAGATGGAGTTGGCCAGGTGCAGGGCGAGGGGCTGCATCGTGCGCAGATGGACCTCACGGCCGCCCGCGATCCGCACCTCGACGTCCGGGCAGACGAACCGCACCATCGCGAGAATGCGCAGACAGCGCTGCGGGGTGAGGTGCCACTCCTTGGCGAGCGGGGTGCCCTCGACCGGGATCAGGAAGTTGACCGGAACCGAGTCCGGGTCCAGCTCACGCAGCGAGTGGACGACGTCGACCAGGTCCTCGTCCGACTCGCCCATGCCCGCGATCAGGCCCGAGCAGGCGGACAGCCCGGCCGCGTGCGCCTTCTGCACGGTGTCGACGCGGTCGGCGTAGGTGTGGGTGGTGGTGATGTCGCCGTACGTCGCCTCGGAGGTGTTGAGGTTGTGGTTGTAGGCGTCGGCGCCGGCCTCGCGCAGCCGCTCGGCCTGTCCGTCGGAGAGCAGACCGAGACAGGCGCACACCTCGACGCCCTCGTTCTGCTCCTTGATCGCCTTGATGGTGCCCGCGACCCGGTCCACGTCACGGTCGGTGGGACCGCGTCCGGACGCCACCAGACAGACCCGCTTGGCACCTCCGGCCAGCCCGGCAGCCGCCGCCTGGGAGGCCTGGTCGGGCTTGAGCCAGGTGTACTTCAGGATTCCGGTCGTCGAGCCCAGCCGCTGGGAGCAGTAGGAGCAGTCCTCCGGGCACAAGCCGGACTTGAGGTTGACGAGGTAGTTGAGTTTCACCCGTCGGCCGAACCAGTGCCGGCGCACCTTGCCGGCCGCGGCCACCACATCGAGCAGGTCGTCGTCGGAGGTGGCGAGGACGGCCAGTGCTTCCTCGCGGGTCGGCAGCTCGCGCCGAAGCCCCTTGTCCACCAGCGTGTTCAGCAGGTCCATGAGGTCCGATCCTGTCCTACGGAACCGCCCCGGGCCAAGGAGAGATCGGACAACAGAGGCGGTTCGACGTGTGGGTATTGCCACATCATGGGCGGCTGGCCCGACGACTAGTGTCTGTGCACTGCCTACAAAAGCCCCGGAGGAGTCATGGCGTTCGGCTGGATCGACGAACAGGCGGAGCTGCGCCGCCGCGCCGGACTGGTACGGACCCTGCGCCCCCGCCCCGCCGACTCGCCGCTGCTCGACCTCGCGAGCAACGACTACCTGGGCCTGGCCCGCCACCCCGAGGTCGTCGAGGGCGCCGCCTCCGCGGCCCGCACCTGGGGCGGCGGCGCCACCGGCTCCCGCCTGGTCACCGGCACGACCGCGCTCCACGCCGAACTGGAACGCGAGCTGGCGGACTTCTGCGGCTTCGAGGCGGCCCTGGTGTTCTCCTCCGGCTACGCGGCCAACCTCGCCGCGGTCACCGCGCTGGCCCCGCACGGCTCACTCATCGTCTCCGACGCCGGCAACCACGCCTCGCTGATCGACGGCTGCCGGCTGGCCCGCGGCACCACCCAGGTCGTCGCACACGCCGACCCGGACGGCGTACGCAAGGCACTGCGGACCCATGACGGGCCCGCCGTCGCCGTGTCCGACACGGTCTTCTCGGTCGACGGCGACGCCGCCCCGCTGACCGGGCTCGCGACGGCATGCCGGGAGCACGGCGCCGGTCTGGTCGTCGACGACGCCCACGGTCTCGGCGTCCTCGGCGACGGCGGGCGCGGCGCCCCGCACGCGGCGGGACTCGCGGGCGCGGACGATGTCGTGGTGACGGTCACGCTGTCCAAGTCGCTCGGCAGCCAGGGCGGCGCCGTACTCGGACCCGCCCGGGTCATCGCGCATCTGGTCAACGCGGCCCGCACGTTCATCTTCGACACGGGCCTGGCCCCCGCCGCGACGGGGGCGGCCCTGGCGGCGCTCAGGCTGCTGCGCCGTGAGCCGGAGCGGGCGGCGCGGGCGCGTGCGGTGGCACGCGAACTCCACGCACGCCTGACCGCCGCGGGTCTGGAAGCGGTACGTCCGGACGCCGCGGTCGTCTCCGTGCGCGCGCCGTCCCCGGAGGGCGCCGTGCGGTGGGCGGCCGACTGCCGTACGGCAGGTCTCGCCGTGGGCTGCTTCCGTCCTCCTTCCGTGCCCGACGGCATCTCACGGCTGAGGCTCACCGCCCGAGCTGACCTCTCCGAGGACCAGATCGAGCGCGCGGTGGGAGTGATCGGCGAGACGCGACCATGAGTCGGCGTGCATGGCCGTGCGTCGCGTGAACTGATTCAGAGGGGGCGCGAGGTGCGTGTGATCACCGGAGCGCGGCCGTGAATCCCGCCCAGCTCTCGGGAGAGAAGAGCAGCGCGGGTCCGGCCGGGTCCTTGGAGTCGCGTACGGCCAGCAGCCCGGCCCCGGGGCCGGAGAGCGGCCGGGCCGTCTCGACGCAGTTGTTCGCTCCGGTGCTGTAGCTGCTGCGCAGCCATTGCACACCGTGCAGTTGAGTACTGGACGTCACGTTCCGAGGCAGTGCAGACATGGTGCCTCCTTACACGCCGGCGCCTATCCCGGCGATGTAGTCCAACGAGTCCTCGGGCGAAAGGGCGTGGAACTGAAGGGTGTTGAAGGCCTCGGTGTAGGCCTGGAGGTCTTCTTTCCGCTCGAGGTAGAGGCTACTCGTCAAGTGGTCGAGAACAACCACGTCCAGATCAGAAGTGCTCGAAAATGAGAAAATAACGAAAGGCCCGGTGATGCCGATGTGGGCACCGGCCGCGAACGGCAGGACCTGAAGCCGCACTTGGGGGTAGCGCGCCGCCTCGATCAGCCGCTCCAACTGCCGTGCCATGACGTCCGGCCCGCCGATCTCCCGGTGCAGCACCGCCTCGTCGAGCACCGCGCTCAGCGCCAGAGGCGGCCGCGAGCGCAGCACGTCCTGCCTGGCCAGGCGCACTTCCACCAGCGTGTCCAGCCGGTCGTCGGCGTCCTCGTCCAGCCCGCCGACCGCGGCCCGGGTCACCGCCCGCGCGTACTCCGGCGTCTGCAGCAGCCCCGGGACGACGGAGGTCTCCAGCGTGCGCATCGCGCTGGCCTGGGATTCCAGGCTGATGAAATCCCGGTACGTCGGCGGCAGCACGCCCCGGTACGCATGCCACCAGTGGTGCCGCCCGGCACTGTCGTCCTGTCCCGCCAACACCAGCAGCAACTCCCGTAGTTGGGGATCCGCCACTCCGTAGGCGTCGAGGAGTAACCGCACATCGGCCGGTTTCACCCCGCTCGCGCCGGTCTCGATGCGGCTCACCTTCGACTGGTGCCAGCCCACGAGCCGGGCCGCCTCGCCGCTCGTGAGCCCGGCGCCGGTGCGCAGCGTGCGCAATTCGGCGCCCAGTTTTCGGCGGCGTACCGCGGGACCGTGCTGCATGGGCTCCTCCTTACTCCTTCCGGGCCGCCCAAATACGGTCTGCCGTCGCAGAGTTCACCGCTTCGAGCGACAGATATATGCATATCTTGGTGGATCGCACCCGTGACCGGCCCGGTAGTGGCAGTCTGGCGACGAAGCACCAGTCCGGGACCGTACTCGAACCCTCCGCTCCATGTCGGACTGCGGTCCCGTGGGAAAGGGACGACGTCGCCATGGCAGACCATCTGGAAGCATCCGTCACTCTGCCGAGCGATCCCGCCTCGGTCTCCGCCGCCCGCACCTACGTGGTCGGCACCCTGGGGGAATGGGGACTGCCGGCCGACACGGAACTGGCCGACACCATCCGCCTCATCGTCTCGGAACTCGCCACCAACGCCGTACAGCACACGTTCGGGCAGTCACCCACCTTCACGGTGGACCTCGAACTCGACCGTGACGAACAACTGCGCATCGGAGTCACCGACAGCCATCCGCGTTTTCCCAAACGACTGCCCGCGGCCGTCCAGCAGGACAACGGCCGCGGGCTCGTGATCATCCGTTGGCTGACCGCCGAGTTCGGCGGCAAGCTGAGAATCCGGCCCACCCGGGAGGGCGGCAAGACGGTCTCCATCGAACTGCCGTGGACGGTACCGGCGCGGCCCGTGACGACGACAGCGGTGCAGCAGGACCCTTAGAGATCAGGCCTGGTGCGGGATGACGCGGTGGCGGCGCGTCAGGGCGCCGCCACCGCGTCGCTCAGGTCACTTCACCCGGCCGTACCAGACGCTCCTGGTCCAGATCTTCTGCAGCCTCACGACGTCCCCGGTCTTCGGGGAGTGCCAGATCTTTCCCTTCCCGGCGTAGATGCCGACGTGGTACACGTTCGAGCCCGAGTGGAAGAACACCAGGTCTCCGGCCTTGCGGCTCTTGGCCGAGATGTGGCGCGTCTTGTTGTACTGCTGAGCGGCCGTCCGCGGCAGGCTCTTGCCCGCCTTCTTGTACGAGTACAGCGTCAGCCCCGAGCAGTCGAACCGGCGCGGCCCCGTGGCGCCGTACTTGTACGGTGCGCCCTTCTTGGAAGCCGCGACCTGGAGCGCCTTCGTCGCCGGAGTCGCTGCCGCGGCATCCGAGGAGAGACCTGGCACCACGACGGAGCCGCCCACGGCGGCCAGAGTGAGGGCCGAGGCCGTACCGGCTCGGGCCATCAGCGACGGGACACGATTCAGCGCAGTCATGCGCAACCCTTCGTCAGCCGCCTGTGAAGGATGACCTGTCGGATTCGGGCTGGCGAAGTTGCCCGGCCGCTGACGCGGCTTCACCCCAAGGGCTGCTCGACCCGGTCATGGCGTGACCGTTCCGGCGACCCGTCGTGCTTGGGTCCTCCACTCCTGCCGATCCACTTCTGTCGACCGGTCATCCGGGCGGCGGCAGGATTAGGCGTCCGCCCGGACCGCCCCGCCGCTGCGGCGGGGGCTTGTCGTCAGACACGGATCTTCACTCACGCGTGAGTGAAATACCCAATGGAATCGGCGATTTGTGGGGTTACTCACCACTCACCCGTTCGGGTGGACACCCCTGTGTTCGGGTGGATGTCGAGGGCCCCACGCACCCCCGGACCAGCGCGAAAACCGCTCACCCGCCCCGGAGGCCAGTGGGCTGCGCAACCCCGGCGGTCCCAAAAAACGACAAGCATCTACTCCGAACAGGGGTACGTCATTTGGTCCGTTTGAGTCCCGGTCCGGGCGACTGTGCGTCAACTGTCGGAGCGCGGCGGCACGATGACGCGCGCCGTCCGGCGCTCGCCGTCCAGCACACGCAGCGCCCGCGTGAGCGTCGGTGCGTGCAGCTCGGTCTCGCCCCGCTGGTGCATCAGCGCCAGCGCGTCGCGCAGCTCGGTCGCCTTGGCCACCAACGCCTGGGCGGCGCGCAGTCCGCGGTAGGTGTCCCCGTGGTGCGCCGGGTTGATCCGGCCCAGCAGGTCGACCACATCGAGATAACGGTCGATCAACTCGCCCTCGGCGCGCGTGAGGGCGGGCAGCGGCGGGAGTTCGGGTGGGAGCACGGGCGCGTCACTTCCCGGTGGGCGGAGCCATGGTGGCCTTGCGGCTGGGGATGATCCGGTCCACCAGCCCGTACTCCAGGGCCTGCTGCGCCGTGAGGATCTTGTCCCGCTCGATGTCCGCGCTCACCTGCTCACGCGTGCGCCCGGTGTGCCGTACGAGCATCTCCTCCAGGCGGCCCCTGATCCGCGTCAACTCCTCGGCGTGGATGGCCAGGTCGCTGGCCTGTCCCTCGATCGGCTCGGGCAGCCCCGGCTGATGGATCACCAAGCGCGCGCCCGGCAGCGCGAACCGCTTGCCCGGTGTGCCCGCGGCCAGCAGCACGGCGGCGGACGCGCCCGCCTGGCCCAGGCAGATCGTCTCCACGTCGCAGGTGACGTACTGCAGCGTGTCGTAGATCGCCGACATCGCGCTGAAGGAGCCGCCGGGGGAGTTGATGTAGAGCGAGATGTCCCGGTCGGGGTCCTGGTACTCGAGGTGCATGAACTGCGCCATCACGTCGTTCGCCGAAGTGTCGTCGATCTGGGTACCGAGAAAGACGATCCGCTCCTCCAGCAGCTTCGAGTACGGGTCCATCGTCTTCTGCCCGAAGCTGGTGCGCTCCGTGAACTCGGGCAGGACATAGCGGGCGGACGGTCGGGTCATGACGAACCCCTCCTCGGCAGTGCTGTCTCTGTAAAAAACGTACAGGATGTACGTAGTGAGCGGGAGGGGGTCCCCGTAAGCTGGTGGCATGGCCTACGAGATTCCGGTGACGCAAGCCAGGGCTGAGCTCGCCGACCTGATCAACAAGGTGGTGTACGGCGGGGAGCGCGTCGTCGTGACACGGCACGGCAAGCCCCTCGTCGCCCTTGTCTCCGCCGCCGACCTCGAACGGCTCGAGCGGCTGGAGCCCGCTGATGAGCAGGTGATCAGCTCGGTTTCCGCTGTCCGTGAACTCGCCTCGCCTCCCCGGGAACGGCAGCGGTTCGGCATTGCTGCGGAGCATCGGGGAGGCGATCAGGGGTAGCGCTCGCCGGTGCGGGTCGGTGGGGGCTTGTCGCGCAGTTCCCCGCGCCCCTGACGGGGCGCTTTCAGTTGACCGGCGATAGCTCGCGTGCCCCCTCCTTCGGTGCGTTCCCCTTCGTCCGCCTCTTGAGTGCGTTCCCGAGCAGTACCGCGCCCAGGCCCAGTGCCGCCCACGAGGTCAGCGTCAACGCGGGGCCGGTTGCCGCCGCGCCGTCGAAGAAGGACACCGAGCGCAGCAGGGTCGTCCCCGCGCCGGGCGGCAGCCACTGGCCGATCGTCCCGGCGGGATCCGGCAGCATCTGCGGGGCCGAGGCCGCCGCGGACCACGGGTTGCCGAAGAGCATCACCACACCGGCGGCGAGCCCCGTGCCGGCGGGACCGATGAGCGCGCTGAGTCCGGCGACGGCGGCGCTCACGGCCAGGGTGGCCAGGCCGAGCGAGCCGGCCTCCGCCCACCAGTCACCGGTGAGGACGTTCAGCCAGCTGTCCGCGATCGCGGTCGCCGCGACGCCGACCAGGGCGGCGGCGCCGATCAGTGCGGCCACGGCGCGCAGCCCGCGCAGCCCGAGGAAGGTCACCGCCGCGCCGGCCGCCATGCCGGCCAGCGCGAGCGGCAGCACGCTCGCGTTGAGGGCCGCGCCGCGTGGATCGTTCTCGGGGGCGGGGACGACGTCGACCGTCCTGACCGGGTTCATGTCGGCGGACGCCTGCTGCAGGAGTTGCGCGACGACCGGGCTCGCGGCCGTGGAGGTCAGCAGGGCAGGGCCGTCGGGGGTGACGACGATCGCGCCGTATACGGTCCGGTCCTCGATGGCGTCCCGGGCGGAGGCCTCGTCGGCGTAGCGACGGACGTCGAACGCGCCCTTCTTCTGTGCCAGTCGCTCCTCCACCTGCGTCGTCGCGGCGGCGGGCCCGGCCACGCCGAGCGGCAGGTCGTGCGGCGCGGTGCGGGCGGCGGGCCAGGCGAAGGCCCACAGCGCCAGGGCCGCGACGACCGGGACGAGCACGAGGATCGCGAGCAGGCGGCGGGTCTGCGACGGGGCTGACGTGGTGACGGTGGACATGGGTTTCCCCTCGGATCGGCGAGGTGCGAGTTTTAAAAGAAGGATCGTTCGTTTTTGCTGTATCGTCAGCGTCTTGCGGATGCCCTGCCTTGTCAAGAAGGAATGTTCGTTTTAGTTTTGGCGCCATGGCCCGCGTATCCCAGGCACACCTCGACGCCCGCCGCCGCCAGATCATGGACGGCGCCGCCCGCTGCTTCGCCCGTAACGGCTTCCACGCCACGTCCATGCAGGATGTGCTGAAGGAGGCGGATCTCTCGGCCGGCGCGGTGTACCGCTATTTCAGCGGGAAGGACGAGCTGATCACCGCGATCTTCACCGAAGTGCTCGGGGAGGTGCGCATGTCCTTCGAGGCCGCCGCCGAGCAGACCCCGCCCCCGCCGCCGGACGTCCTGATCGGCTCGGTGCTGGGCCGGACCTATGGTGCGCGGGCCCATCTGACCGTCGACGGCGAGCCGGTGTTCCCGCGGCTGATCATCCAGGTCTGGGCGGAATCACTGCGCAACAAGGACCTGGCCGCCGTCATGCGCGAGGGCTTCGGGGCGATTCGCCTGACCTGGGGACGGATCGTCGAGGGATACCAGGATGCCGGGATGATGCCGAGGGACGTGCCCCCGGATCATGTGGCGCGGACCATGATCGCCGCCGTGCAGGGGTTCATCGCCCAGCAGACGGTGTTCGGGCCGGCCCCCGTCGAGGTTCTCCAGAGCGGCCTGCGGGCGTTGATGGGCGCACGGGACCCGCAGCCCGAAGCCTGATGGATCACCGCCCGGTTAACGTGCCCGAAACTCGTGACAACGTGCCTGAAACTCCTGCCAACTAGCCTGCCCATCCACGCCACCAGGCACTTTGCCCCGTGGCCGCGGCAACCGGACCCGCACGGTCCGGAGCGAGGATGAGAGGTGGGACGTGCAACTGACCCCGCACGAGCAGGAGAGGCTGCTCATCCACGTGGCGGCCGACGTGGCCGAGAAGCGCCGGGCCCGCGGCCTCAGGCTCAACCACCCCGAGGCGGTCGCCCTCATCACCGCGCACATCCTCGAAGGCGCCCGCGACGGACGTACCGTCGCCGAGCTCATGGCCTCCGGACGCAAGCTGCTCACCCGGGACGACGTCATGGACGGCATCCCCGAGATGATCCACGACGTCCAGGTCGAGGCGACCTTCCCCGACGGCACCAAGCTCGTCACCGTCCACGACCCGATCGTCTGAGGGGCCGGCCGATGAATCCCGGAGCGCCCAAGAATCCCGGAGTGAGCCGATGATCCCCGGTGAGATCCTGTTCGCGGACGAGCCCGTTGTGTACAACGAGGGCCGCGAGGTCACCAGCCTGACCGTCCTGAACGCCGCCGACCGGCCCGTCCAGGTCGGCTCCCACTACCACTTCGCCGAGGCCAACCCCGGTCTGGACTTCGACCGCGCCGCCGCCCGCGGCAAGCGGCTCAACATCGCCGCCGGTACGGCCGTACGGTTCGAGCCCGGTATCCCCGTCGACGTCGAACTCGTCCCCCTCACCGGCGCCCGTGTCGTGCCCGGGCTGCGCGGGGAGACCGGAGGTGCCCTCGATGCCTGAGATCTCGCGTGCCGCGTACGCCGACCTGTTCGGCCCGACCACCGGCGACCGGATCCGGCTGGCCGACACCGATCTGCTGATCGAGATCGAGGAGGATCGTTCCGGCGGGCCAGGACTCGCCGGTGACGAGGCCGTGTTCGGCGGGGGCAAGGTCATCCGCGAGTCCATGGGCCAGTCGCGTGCTACGCGCGCAGACGGCACCCCGGACACGGTCATCACGGGCGCCGTGGTGATCGACCACTGGGGGATCGTCAAGGCCGACATCGGCATCCGAGACGGCCGGATCACCGGCATCGGCAAGGCCGGCAACCCCGACACGATGGACGGGGTGCACCCCGACCTCGTCATCGGCCCCGAGACCGAGGTCATCGCGGGCAACGGGCGGATCGTGACGGCGGGCGCCATCGACGCGCACGTCCACTTCATCTGCCCGCAGATCGCCGACGAGGCGCTGTCCTCCGGCATCACCACGCTGATCGGCGGCGGCACGGGCCCGGCCGAGGGCTCGAAGGCGACGACGGTCACCCCCGGCCCGTGGCATCTGGCCCGGATGCTGGAGGCGATGGAGGCCTACCCCGTCAACTTCGGTCTGCTGGGCAAGGGCAACACCGTCTCGCGCGAGGCGATGCTGTCGCAGATCCGTGGTGGAGCGCTGGGCTTGAAGCTGCATGAGGACTGGGGATCCACTCCGGCCGTCATCGACGCCTCGCTGACCGTGGCGGATCAGACGGGCATTCAGATCGCCATCCACACGGACACCTTGAACGAGGCCGGTTTCGTGGGCGACACGCTCGCCGCGATCGCCGGACGCGGCATCCACGCGTATCACACGGAGGGCGCGGGCGGCGGGCACGCGCCCGACATCATGACCGTGGTGTCCGAGCCGCATGTGCTGCCGAGCTCGACGAACCCGACGCGGCCGTTCACGGTGAACACCGCCGAGGAACACCTCGACATGCTGATGGTGTGCCACCACCTGAACGCGGCCGTGCCGGAGGACCTGGCCTTCGCCGAGTCCCGGATCCGGCCGTCCACCATCGGCGCCGAGGACATCCTGCACGACCTGGGCGCCATCTCGATCATCTCCTCGGACTCCCAGGCCATGGGCCGGGTCGGCGAGGTCATCATGCGGACGTGGCAGACGGCGCACGTGATGAAGCGGCGGCGGGGTGTACTGCCGGGTGACGGTCGCGCGGACAATCGTCGAGTACGTCGCTATGTCGCCAAGTACACGATCAACCCGGCGCTCGCGCAGGGCCTGGCGCGCGAGATCGGCTCCGTCGAGACCGGCAAGCTCGCCGACCTCGTGCTGTGGGAG contains:
- a CDS encoding class I SAM-dependent methyltransferase, yielding MPLRPATGSGKVSRDPVHHPLFARYYARVSVAAESRMGMGAVRDRMLTGLSGRVIEIGAGNGLNFAHYPSAVSEVVAIEPERLLRQLAVESALRAEVPVDVVPGAAEALPVKSEAFDAVVLSLVLCSVRDVSRALGEVRRVLRPGGAVRFFEHGRGGGRMMRFTQRALDGTVWPRLNGGCHVARDPIAGLRAAGFELGPYRRVLMPENGPTLPTSYCVLGTAWRPTVTS
- the bioD gene encoding dethiobiotin synthase, producing MPVLVITGTGTEVGKTVTTAAVAAVALAAGRSVAVLKAAQTGVRPDERGDADEVARLAGAVTAVELARYPDPLAPATAARRAGCAPVHPHDIAEAAAKLAAEHDLVLVEGAGGLLVRFDPAGGTLADAARLLAAPVLVVAAAGLGTLNTTELTAREIRSGQLDLAGIVIGSWPKAPDLASRCNLADLPIVADAPLLGALPAGAGSLEPAGFRAAAPTWLAPRLEGVWDAEAFRVREAP
- a CDS encoding toxin-antitoxin system HicB family antitoxin yields the protein MAKTQLNVRVDEGTARAARERALARGMSVNRYIEELVRQDTGEVGHTFVEAAADFMKQYESVFAEEFGPDREGTRESRPAGTREGRR
- a CDS encoding adenosylmethionine--8-amino-7-oxononanoate transaminase; amino-acid sequence: MPDLTVAELLDLDRRHVWHPYGPMPGVVEPLVVESASGVRLRLADDGGELIDGMSSWWSAIHGYRHPVLDEAAREQLGRMSHVMFGGLTHEPAVRLAKHLVDMSPDGLEHVFLADSGSVSVEVAVKMCLQYWRSMGRPAKQRLLTWRGGYHGDTWQPMSVCDPEGGMHDLWTGVLPRQVFADAPPTEYDEAYADHLRALIELHADDLAAVIVEPVVQGAGGMRFHSPAYLRVLREACDAYGVLLVFDEIATGFGRTGALFAAEHAAVTPDVMCVGKALTGGYMTMAATLCTSRVAEGISRGEVPVLAHGPTFMGNPLAASVACASIELLLGQDWLAEVKRIEAGLREGLAEAAALPGVRDVRVLGAIGVVQLGRPLDEAAMRAATAAAVREGVWLRPFRDLVYTMPPYVTDDTDVARIARAVCAAAREG
- a CDS encoding fic family toxin-antitoxin system, toxin component, which encodes MSHLRIDLAWLLMLAEQNTPGDPQVTDWGALVAAVARHEAEIFDVPVYDTPQARAASLLQLLIHVPALERSNALFASAVAYAYLVASGLKVVTSPEQVRDLARLVKSGEATVHDIAQELRQWSL
- the bioB gene encoding biotin synthase BioB; protein product: MDLLNTLVDKGLRRELPTREEALAVLATSDDDLLDVVAAAGKVRRHWFGRRVKLNYLVNLKSGLCPEDCSYCSQRLGSTTGILKYTWLKPDQASQAAAAGLAGGAKRVCLVASGRGPTDRDVDRVAGTIKAIKEQNEGVEVCACLGLLSDGQAERLREAGADAYNHNLNTSEATYGDITTTHTYADRVDTVQKAHAAGLSACSGLIAGMGESDEDLVDVVHSLRELDPDSVPVNFLIPVEGTPLAKEWHLTPQRCLRILAMVRFVCPDVEVRIAGGREVHLRTMQPLALHLANSIFLGDYLTTEGQAGKADLEMIADAGFEVEGSDQVTLPEHRAAGGCHEGGGGCASATDGPQVNEARTDLVAVRRRGAGTDLAPNA